In a single window of the Bos taurus isolate L1 Dominette 01449 registration number 42190680 breed Hereford chromosome 23, ARS-UCD2.0, whole genome shotgun sequence genome:
- the ZSCAN16 gene encoding zinc finger and SCAN domain-containing protein 16 isoform X1, producing the protein MTTFLELEEQKRLLIVKAEDHYRGQDSISQKSSPHRRELFRQHFRKLCYRDAPGPREALIQLWDLCRQWLRPECHTKEQILDLLVLEQFLSILPRDLQAWVQAHHPETGEEAVIVLEDLERELDEPRKQVPGNSERQDTLLDKLAPLRRPHESLTIQLHPKKTCQEQKSGEAQRNGNQE; encoded by the exons ATGACCACATTTCTGGAACTTGAAGAACAAAAAAGACTTCTAATAGTTAAAGCAGAAGACCATTACAGGGGACAGGACTCCATCTCACAAAAGTCCAGTCCTCACAGAAGGGAACTCTTCAGGCAACACTTCAGGAAGCTCTGCTATCGGGATGCACCTGGACCCCGTGAAGCTCTTATCCAGCTCTGGGACCTTTGCCGCCAGTGGCTGAGGCCAGAATGCCACACAAAAGAGCAGATTTTAGACCTGCTGGTGCTTGAACAATTCCTGAGCATTCTCCCCAGGGACCTGCAAGCATGGGTGCAGGCACACCATCCAGAGACTGGAGAGGAGGCGGTGATTGTGCTGGAGGATCTGGAGAGAGAGCTTGATGAACCTCGAAAGCAG GTTCCAGGCAATTCAGAAAGACAGGACACACTTTTGGACAAGTTGGCCCCCTTGAGAAGGCCACATGAGTCATTGACTATCCAGCTTCATCCCAAGAAGACCTGTCAGGAGCAGAAATCTGGGGAGGCCCAAAGGAATG GGAACCAAGagtga
- the ZSCAN16 gene encoding zinc finger and SCAN domain-containing protein 16 yields the protein MTTFLELEEQKRLLIVKAEDHYRGQDSISQKSSPHRRELFRQHFRKLCYRDAPGPREALIQLWDLCRQWLRPECHTKEQILDLLVLEQFLSILPRDLQAWVQAHHPETGEEAVIVLEDLERELDEPRKQVPGNSERQDTLLDKLAPLRRPHESLTIQLHPKKTCQEQKSGEAQRNGDETKTNTEELSQKEDKSKDMEFFGKINDRLNKDILQYPESKDAFESEGIFKWQQRKRRCYKCDDCGKSFSHSSDLSKHRRTHTGEKPYKCDECGKSFIQRSHLIGHHRVHTGVKPYKCKECGKDFSGRTGLIQHQRIHTGEKPYECDECGRPFRVSSALIRHQRIHTANKLY from the exons ATGACCACATTTCTGGAACTTGAAGAACAAAAAAGACTTCTAATAGTTAAAGCAGAAGACCATTACAGGGGACAGGACTCCATCTCACAAAAGTCCAGTCCTCACAGAAGGGAACTCTTCAGGCAACACTTCAGGAAGCTCTGCTATCGGGATGCACCTGGACCCCGTGAAGCTCTTATCCAGCTCTGGGACCTTTGCCGCCAGTGGCTGAGGCCAGAATGCCACACAAAAGAGCAGATTTTAGACCTGCTGGTGCTTGAACAATTCCTGAGCATTCTCCCCAGGGACCTGCAAGCATGGGTGCAGGCACACCATCCAGAGACTGGAGAGGAGGCGGTGATTGTGCTGGAGGATCTGGAGAGAGAGCTTGATGAACCTCGAAAGCAG GTTCCAGGCAATTCAGAAAGACAGGACACACTTTTGGACAAGTTGGCCCCCTTGAGAAGGCCACATGAGTCATTGACTATCCAGCTTCATCCCAAGAAGACCTGTCAGGAGCAGAAATCTGGGGAGGCCCAAAGGAATG GTGATGAAACCAAGACTAACACTGAAGAGTTGTCCCAGAAGGAAGATAAATCCAAAGACATGGAATTCTTTGGGAAGATAAATGACAGACTTAACAAAGATATTCTTCAGTATCCTGAATCCAAAGATGCTTTTGAAAGTGAGGGCATTTTCAAGTGGcaacagaggaaaagaagatGCTATAAATGTGATGACTGTGGAAAAAGTTTCAGTCATAGCTCAGACCTTAGTAAACACAGGAGAACacacactggagaaaagccctatAAATGTGATGAATGTGGAAAATCTTTCATTCAACGCTCACATCTCATTGGACATCATAGAGTACACACTGGGGTGAAACCctataaatgtaaagaatgtgggaaAGATTTCAGTGGGCGCACAGGTCTCATTCAGCATCAGAGAATCCACACAGGTGAAAAACCCTACGAATGTGATGAGTGTGGGAGGCCCTTCCGTGTAAGTTCAGCCCTTATTAGACATCAAAGAATTCATACAGCAAATAAACTCTACTAA